TGATCGCCTTTCTCGAACGGGGCGGCTGGCTGGCCTGGGGGATCGTGCCGGTCACCGGCGCCTTTGCCCATGAAACCGCCCTTTCCCTGACGCAGCGGCTCCACCAGCAGATCGATGAGTTGACGCGCTTGGGCGTTCCGGAGGCGTTGCTCCTGCGGCAGACGGCGCTCACCCCGGCTTGCGGCGCAGGAAGTCTATCCGAGGAAGAGGCGGAAGCGGTGTACGGTCGGCTGCGCGAGGTGTCGACGCTCTGGGGTTGGTATTAATGATACCGGTGACGCCGGCGCCGGGAAGCTGGCGTGCCCTCCTCCCTGGACTGCGCGGTCGCCTCGAAAAAGAGTGCATCCTCATCGCCGCCGATACATCCTGGCGCTGTGTCAGTTCAGGCATCCTCGGCGGGGGGATCAACGAAAAACGGTTTTTTGTCAACCGGCAGGTGCACAAAGATTATGATGACCGCCAGCCGCAACGCGAGATGATCGCTTTTCTCACGGGCGCTTTCCCCGATTGCCCCATCGACCAAACGACTGCGTTGATGACAGCCGCCTGGGTCTCCCAGGCGGCTTGGATGCAGAACCGCTGCGGCGACATCGGCCTCTCCGTGGTGGTGACAGCCGGTGTGAGCAACGCCTGCGCCGCCGGTGTCACCCCCTGCTGGGAAGGGACGCCAGGAACCGGGACGATCAACATCATGGCTTTTCTGGATCATCACCTCACAGACGGGGCGCTGATCAACGCCGTGCAGACCATCACAGAAGCCAAAAGCCGGGTACTACGGGAATTGCGTATCTGTTGCGCCCAGACAGGCGACTGGGCGACCGGGACAGGGACCGACGCTGTGGTGGTGGCCGCCCGGCCTGGCGGTGAGCCGCTGGAGTATGCCGGGCCGACGACACGGCTTGGCGCCTTGCTAGCCGTCACCGCCGGCGCAGCCGTGCGGCAGGCTGTTCAAGCCTACTTGAGCGCAACAGGCCGCCGCGAGCCGAAAGCGAAGGAAGCGAAGCAAACGAAGGAAAGGACATAAACGGGATTCAGGCAAAAACACAGGGTCGAAAACACAGCTAGATGAACGAAAGGATGGATGGTTTTGCATCCCTTTTATCGCGCCAACCAGAGCAGCCGAAAAACAGCGGCGCTGGTGATGGCTTTCCTGCTCCTTTGGAGCTTTTGCCTACCCCTTTTCACAGCCCATGCGGCGTCAGGAGATCCGTCCGTCCAGGCCGGTCAGTTGGCCGGCAAGGCCGTCGATTTCATCCACAATAAGGCGAGTAGCGGAGAACCTGTTGACGGTTATACGGCTGCCGCGCTAATCGCGGCAAAGGAGGATCTGAGCGCAGCCAAATGGACGCCGCCTTATTCCTTATCTGTGCAAAAACAAAGGATTGCCGAGGCCGATGCCCTCACGATCGGGTCTGAACTGGGAAGCAAAAACAACCTGATTACATACCTTTTGGCCAACCAAAATGCCGACGGCAGTTTCGGTCCTTTTGCCAACGAGTATGGGTCCAAGGTCAGCCTGGAAGCCTTGGCCCGGCTCAAAAGCGATGTCCCCGCCGGTCCCCTGAAGGAACGGGTCGAACAGGCGATCGCCAAAGGGGTCGCCTTTCTGCGGGAGCGCTATGTCCAGAGCGTTGAAACCTATTCGAACGCCGGTTTCGCTTCCTTTGACGCCCGCTTCGTCTCCGCGCTGGCCCTTGCCGGCGAGGATTTGACACAGGCCCACTGGCTGAAAAACGGAAAAACGCTGCGGGAGCAGGCCGTCGCCGATGCCGTCTATGCTGCGGACCATCCCGGTGGGAAGAGCGTCACCGAGTTGTCCAAGCACCTGACAGCCCTGTCTCAACTAGACCCGAGTCATGCAAAGATAAGTGTTCTGGCGGAAGCCATTCGCAATCAGAAGCAAACCGTCGGCGACAGCGTCTACTTTGGCGCGTCTCTCTACGAAGATACGGCCGTATTACAGGCGCTGGGACAGTGCAACCAAATGGGGGACGTTGACCCGGCCAAGGCACTCTCCTATATCAACCGGTTCCGCGCGGCCCACAGTGATGACTGGGGAGCGCCGGCAGGGTTCGCCTACGGCAGTTACAGCCCCAAGGAACCGGAATTGACAGCCCAGGTATTGGCAGCCCTTTCCGGATTTACGGCGGGAGCGGGCATCAGCGGGGCCATTCATGACATCCAGACCTACCTCAAATCGATCCAGCACAAGGATACGGCGGCCATCCCAGTATCCGGCGACAGCACCACCGCCACCGCCGAAACACTGATCGCCTTGAAGCGGCTCGGCCTCACCTATACGCAATACGGGGGAGACGAGGGGGAATGGTCAAAAGCCCCCCGCGTCAAACCGATGGCGCTCTCCCTCCTGGCCATGCAAGCATTGCAGGAGCAAAATCGCGCCAACAAGCTGGCAGACCTGCTCCTGGCGCGTCACACAGCGCAAGCCGGCTTTTCCAACAGCATCTACAGCGACAGTTGGGCCTATCTGGCCCTGGAGGAAACCGGAAAAATCGCTGCGATCAAGGAAGACGCCCGCGCCTGTCTGTTGAGCAAGCAACAACAGAACGCCCCAAACAAAGGCGCTTGGGGCGAGTCTTTCGACGGTGTCTTCTATGCCGACTTCCTGGCCACAGCCCAAGCGATCCGAGCGATGAAAGGGTTGCCCAGAATGGATGGCGACGCCGCTGTTCAACAGGCGATTACTGACGGGCTGGCCTACTTGAAAAGTAAACAACAGGCAGACGGCGGTTTCGGCGGTGTCTTTGACGACCCGGTCGTCGACACGGCGGAAATGATCGTCACCATGAAAAAGCTGGGCCTGAATCCGGCTGAACTGAAAAACAGCAACCAACAGAGTCCTGTCGATTGGATGTTGACGAAGGCCCTCAACGATGACGGCAGCTTCGGCGGCAGCAAGAACGTCTTCGGCGCTACGGAAGCCTTAACCGCCTACCAAGCGTTGGGCAGTCCGCCTTCCGGCAGCGGATCGTCGGCCGGCGGGTCATCAGGTGGCGGGACGCCGGCGCAAGATGACGCAGCACAGGTGTCTCTCGCCGTGATCGGCAAGTCCGGCGAAAAACTCTTCGGTCCTGCCACCGTCACCGCGCGCAGGGATGGGCGCTGGGGGATAACCGCCCTGGGAACGCTGGAAGGCGCCGGCTTGAGCTACTCCGAGGGAAGCGGCTTCGTGACGTCTATCGCCGGCCAAGCCAATCAGGGAATGGCCGGTTGGATGTATAAGGTGAACGATGTCACCCCGATGGCGCCTGCCAAAGACCAGGCGGTGAAATCGGGAGACAAGGTGATCTGGTGGTACAGCGTGGACATGAACAATCCCGGACCGACCTGGTCGGACGTGATCAGCGGCAAATCGCTGGCAAGCGGAGCGCAGTCGGCGAATACCGTCCCAAGCGGTGTCACTGAACAAAACAGTCGTT
This genomic window from Heliomicrobium undosum contains:
- a CDS encoding S-layer homology domain-containing protein, whose translation is MHPFYRANQSSRKTAALVMAFLLLWSFCLPLFTAHAASGDPSVQAGQLAGKAVDFIHNKASSGEPVDGYTAAALIAAKEDLSAAKWTPPYSLSVQKQRIAEADALTIGSELGSKNNLITYLLANQNADGSFGPFANEYGSKVSLEALARLKSDVPAGPLKERVEQAIAKGVAFLRERYVQSVETYSNAGFASFDARFVSALALAGEDLTQAHWLKNGKTLREQAVADAVYAADHPGGKSVTELSKHLTALSQLDPSHAKISVLAEAIRNQKQTVGDSVYFGASLYEDTAVLQALGQCNQMGDVDPAKALSYINRFRAAHSDDWGAPAGFAYGSYSPKEPELTAQVLAALSGFTAGAGISGAIHDIQTYLKSIQHKDTAAIPVSGDSTTATAETLIALKRLGLTYTQYGGDEGEWSKAPRVKPMALSLLAMQALQEQNRANKLADLLLARHTAQAGFSNSIYSDSWAYLALEETGKIAAIKEDARACLLSKQQQNAPNKGAWGESFDGVFYADFLATAQAIRAMKGLPRMDGDAAVQQAITDGLAYLKSKQQADGGFGGVFDDPVVDTAEMIVTMKKLGLNPAELKNSNQQSPVDWMLTKALNDDGSFGGSKNVFGATEALTAYQALGSPPSGSGSSAGGSSGGGTPAQDDAAQVSLAVIGKSGEKLFGPATVTARRDGRWGITALGTLEGAGLSYSEGSGFVTSIAGQANQGMAGWMYKVNDVTPMAPAKDQAVKSGDKVIWWYSVDMNNPGPTWSDVISGKSLASGAQSANTVPSGVTEQNSRFPKALQASDQAIKALERLKKEVASTALAQENPIDALGNDGLALVVSGEFQPLTEAAYQQQQRELADNRVSLQQEVKADQGAVITDAKGEVALAAPAKALSRDMKLTIQETAHPPATEQSAQQAPAGFQFLSSLYRFGPDGTTFAEPVTIALRVALPPLVSPEDVTLAVFDTKAKGWVTVPAVYDAAKGVFLTQLRHFSDYAVLAREMPEALPAMAKVQDSFADLAGFDWAAESIRRLSEVDILRGVAPGRFEPSRTVTRAEFAALLVRSRQLPASGKANFRDVQAGDWFAPIVAAAAEAGIVNGDPDGAFRPNEPDHPGRDGRHVRQIAPVAAGRYGRGALHRSGSDFNLGAPLGRPSGQERPAARI
- a CDS encoding adenosylcobinamide amidohydrolase translates to MIPVTPAPGSWRALLPGLRGRLEKECILIAADTSWRCVSSGILGGGINEKRFFVNRQVHKDYDDRQPQREMIAFLTGAFPDCPIDQTTALMTAAWVSQAAWMQNRCGDIGLSVVVTAGVSNACAAGVTPCWEGTPGTGTINIMAFLDHHLTDGALINAVQTITEAKSRVLRELRICCAQTGDWATGTGTDAVVVAARPGGEPLEYAGPTTRLGALLAVTAGAAVRQAVQAYLSATGRREPKAKEAKQTKERT